The genomic DNA ACCCTGGACGATTCCCCGTTGTGACGTGAAGACGTGCTCCGCACCGAGCTCGTCGAGCCAGAGGCCGAGCAGATGCTCGACGTCGACACCGCTGGTGCGGGAGGCGAGGGCGAAGCCCACCAGCACGCGCTCGTGCACGCCCCAGCGGCGGAGCAGACGAGCGGCCTCCTCCCCTCCCTCGCGCACGGTCTCGAACATCATGGAGCGGCCGAGGCGCTCCAGCTGACTGCTGTCCCGGGTGCGCATCAGGAGATCGAGCAGCGCCGCGGCCTGCGAGCTCAGTTCCCGACCACGGCCGGAGCTGTCGTTGCGCGGAGCGGTCACGAGCTGCGCGGTGATGTCCTGGCCCGGACCGACCGGGTGCACCTGCAGAGCGCGATGCCGCACGCGCACCGGGCGGCCGACGGCGACGGCGATCGCGTCGTCGATGTGCAGGCTTCCGGCACCGGCCGTGGTGATGACCTCGCCGTGCCGATCCAGGAGCACCGCCCACCCGTCGATGCGGTGCGCCAGCTCCGCGATGACGCCGGTGATGCCGCTGCGCCGCGCCGCCAGGGTGAGCACCCGCATCGCCGAGGTGATCGCGCGGGCCTCCGCCGCCTGATCGACCGCGAGGAGCGAGGTCAGCGTCGGGACGAGCAGCGACGGCGGCATCGGCGCCCCGACGATCGCCGTGATCCCCGCGTCCCGCACGGCTTCGCGAAGACGGGGGCCGTCGTCGCTGGTGACCACCACGGTCTCCCCCAGCGCGGCACCGCGGTCGCCGTCGACACCGAGGAGCGCGGCCTCTTCGGCCACGACGAGCGTCGCATGGAGCGGATCCACCGGCGGACCGAAGTCGTCGAGGGGAAGGACCGCGTTGACCGGCCGCGCTCCGGGGACAGCGCCCGGCAGCAGTTCCGCACGGAGATACCTGGCCACGGAGGCGACGTCACGAGCCACCTTCCGATCATACAGATTGTCGAAGAGCGCTCACTCTGTTCACCCTTCTGTCGGATGCCGAGGGCTTCCGCTCTCTCCTAGCATCGTGCGCATCCCCACTTCCCGAAGGATGTCATGAAAGCTGTTGTCTTCCGCGACCCCCAGTCGCCCATCGAGTTCGTCGACGTCGACCTCGCTCCGCCCCGCGCCGGTGAGGTGCGCGTGCGCATCGCCGCCGCCGGTGTCTGCCACTCCGACCTGCACGTCAAGCGCGGCGAGTGGGATGCCGCCGCTCCCCTGGTCATGGGCCACGAGGGCTCCGGCGTCGTCACCGAGCTGGGCGAGGGCGTCACCACGCTTGCTGTCGGCGACCACGTCGTGCTGAGCTGGGTGCCGCCGTGCGGCGAGTGCCGCTACTGTCGCGCAGGTCACGAGGCGCGCTGTCAGAAGGTCGCCACCGTGGTCGCTCCCCTCGGCGTGCTCTTCGACGGCACATCCCGGCTGAGCCGCGACGGCGAGCAGCTGCACCACTACCTGGGCGTCTCGTCCTTCGCGGAGGAGGTCGTCGTCCCCGCATCCGGAGCCGTGAAGGTCCGCGACGACGCGCCCCTCGACGTCATCGCCGTGGTCGGCTGCGCGGTCGCGACCGGTGTCGGCGCCGTCCTGAACACCGCCGCCGTGGAACCGGGGTCGACGGTCGCCGTCATCGGCTGCGGTGGCGTGGGCCTCAACGTCGTCCAGGGCGCACGGCTCGCCGGTGCCGAGCGCATCGTCGCGATCGACGTGCGGCCGGAGAAGACGCAGATGGCCCTGCAGTTCGGGGCCACGGACCGCATCGACGCCTCCCAGGGCGATGCCGTGGCCCAGCTGCGCGAACTCATCCCCGACGGCGTCGACTACGCCTTCGACGCGATCGGACGCACCTCCACGACCGAGCAGTCCATCCAGATGCTCGGACTCGGCGGCGCCGCCGTCATCGTCGGGCTGCCGCCCACGGGAGCACGCGCCTCGTTCGAGCCGCTCGTCCTCGCCGAGGCCGACCAGCGCATCCTCGGCTCGAACTACGGCTCGGTGCGGCCGTCGATCGACGTCCCCGCGCTCGTGGACCGCTACATGGACGGGCAGCTGAAGATCGATCCGCTGATCTCCGGTCGCCGTCCGCTCTCCGAGGCCGCCGCCGCCCTGGACGACCTCGACGGCGGCTCGGCACTGCGCACCCTCCTCATCCCCTGACCGCCGCGCGCGGCCCCCATCCCTGAAACCCGAATCCAGGAGAACCATGTCAGACACCGTCGTCGCCCCGCCCGGCGCCCCGCAGGATGCCGGGCTCCGCACCGGCGTCATGAGCGGACCCGAGCTCGCCGCCCAGGCCATCGCCAACATCGCCCCCAGCGCCGTCATCGCCTTCACGGCCGCCGCCATCTTCCTCGGCGCCGGGAACGGCACCATCTACGCCTTCGCACTGGCCACCATCGTGATCCTGTGCGTCGGCTACTGCGTGGTGGTGTTCGCCCGCAAGCACGCCTCCGCAGGCTCGCTGTACACCTACGTGTCGAAGGGCCTCGGCCCGTTCGGCGCCTTCCTCGCCGGGGTCACCCTGCTGATCGGCTGCTTCGGCATCGCAGCGGCCTCCCTCAGCGGCTCGGTCAGCTACATGGGGCAGTTCCTGAGCATGCTGGGCCTCCCCGCCCAGGGGCTCGGCTGGGACATCGGCCTGGCGATCGTGCTCGGCGGGCTGGCGACGCTGTTCACCATCCGCGGCATCCGGCTCTCCGCCCGGGTCTCGCTCGTCCTCGAGCTGCTCTCCGTCGGCATCATCCTCGTGCTCCTCATCGCGGCGCTCGCGTGGGCGGGCCCCTCTGCGTGGGACCCCGCGCAGGTGCTCGCGACCGGCTCGTCGTTCCAGGGCATCGCGTCCGGCATGGTGCTGGGCATCCTGGGCTTCGTCGGCTTCTCCTCTGCGGACGCCCTCGGACGCGAGGCCAAGGAGCCGTACAAGGCGATCCCCCGCGCCATCATGTGGAGCGCCCTCGGCGTCGGCGTGCTCTACGTCTTCGCCGCCTACACGCAGATCGCGGTCCTCGGCGACGACCTCGCCACCGCCGCGAGCCCGCTGGAGAGCATGTCCGCCCTCATCGGCATGCCGGGCTGGTTCGCGGCCGTGCTCACGTTCGGCGTCTCGGCGTCGTTCTTCGCGGTCGTCGTCGCGCCGCTCAACGTGATCGGCCGCATCGTCTACGTGATGGGCAAGGAAGGCGTCGTCGCGGAGCGCTTCGGCCGCACGCACGAGCAGCACCTCACGCCACACCGCGTGCTCATCCTCGCCGGCGCCGCGGCGATCACCGTCGACATCGTGCTGCTGGTGGCGGGAGCGGCGACGGGCGACATCCTGGTCTGGGTCAACACCTGGGGCACCTACGGCTACATGGTCGCCTACGCCCTCGTCGCCATCGCCTGCGTGGTCTACACGCAGCGGGCGAAGATGCGGAACGGCCTCGTGAAGGTGTGCGCCACGGTCGCGGTCGTGACGATGGCGTACGTCTTCTTCGCGAACGTGTGGCCCGTGCCGTCCTTCCCCTACAACGTGATCCCGTACGTGTTCCTCGTGACCGTCGCCCTCGCGCTCACCCGGTACGCCTACCTCGCCCGTCGTCGCCCTGACGTCATCGCCCGGATCGGCAACACCGAGACGAGCGCCATGGAGGGCGTCGGCTGAACCGTCCTCCCCGACAGGAAGAGCCCCTCCGCGAGGAGGGGCTCTTCCTGTGTCCCGGGGCGCAGACGAGCGGTCCGGGAACGAGAGAAGCCCCCTCCGTGGAGGGGGCTTCTCTCGTTGGCTCCCCGGCTTGGACTCGAACCAAGAACCTGCCGGTTAACAGCCGGCTGCTCTGCCAATTGAGCTACCGAGGAATGTGCGCCGCGGTGCGGGCAACTCGTCAAGCTTAGCAAACTCGAGACGCTGTTCGTGACACCGCGCCGCCTTCCGCGACCCTCGGGCGTGTCGCGCTCAGCGGCGGGAATCCGACTCCGCATTCGGCACCCAGAGCAGGTCCTTGCCGACGCCCCGCGCGACGACGTGGCCCCCGCGCAGCATGAGCGTCTCCGCGTTCAGCTCGCGGATGAAGTCCGCGTCGTTGGTGACGAGGAGAGCCGCCATCCCCTCCTCCTTGCGGCGCCGGGTGATGGCGTCGAAGACGACAGGTCGCACCTCCAGATCGAGGTTCGCGAGGATCTCGTCGGCGATGAGCACCCGCGGCTCCAGCACGAAGGAACGGGCGATCGCGACCCGCTGGCGCATGCCGGCGCTGAGCTCGTAGGGGAACTTCGCGGCGGTCCCGAGCGGCAGGTGGAGCTCGTCGAGGAGCGTCGCCACCCGGATGGAGAGCGCCCGGGTGTTGACGCGCTTCTCCCGGATGAGG from Microbacterium paraoxydans includes the following:
- a CDS encoding PucR family transcriptional regulator, coding for MARDVASVARYLRAELLPGAVPGARPVNAVLPLDDFGPPVDPLHATLVVAEEAALLGVDGDRGAALGETVVVTSDDGPRLREAVRDAGITAIVGAPMPPSLLVPTLTSLLAVDQAAEARAITSAMRVLTLAARRSGITGVIAELAHRIDGWAVLLDRHGEVITTAGAGSLHIDDAIAVAVGRPVRVRHRALQVHPVGPGQDITAQLVTAPRNDSSGRGRELSSQAAALLDLLMRTRDSSQLERLGRSMMFETVREGGEEAARLLRRWGVHERVLVGFALASRTSGVDVEHLLGLWLDELGAEHVFTSQRGIVQGVVREDHAEQIAHRARAFASTLYLGLGRPAGTDALARSIDEARHACEAARTGGERVVRYEAIPTVSFVLGALDPDQTTRLARLLDPLRAAERPAELLDTLRVFLACNGAWSESAARLRIHRQTLTTRVRRIEDLTGLSLSDPDDRVAAWLALRASDG
- a CDS encoding alcohol dehydrogenase catalytic domain-containing protein encodes the protein MKAVVFRDPQSPIEFVDVDLAPPRAGEVRVRIAAAGVCHSDLHVKRGEWDAAAPLVMGHEGSGVVTELGEGVTTLAVGDHVVLSWVPPCGECRYCRAGHEARCQKVATVVAPLGVLFDGTSRLSRDGEQLHHYLGVSSFAEEVVVPASGAVKVRDDAPLDVIAVVGCAVATGVGAVLNTAAVEPGSTVAVIGCGGVGLNVVQGARLAGAERIVAIDVRPEKTQMALQFGATDRIDASQGDAVAQLRELIPDGVDYAFDAIGRTSTTEQSIQMLGLGGAAVIVGLPPTGARASFEPLVLAEADQRILGSNYGSVRPSIDVPALVDRYMDGQLKIDPLISGRRPLSEAAAALDDLDGGSALRTLLIP
- a CDS encoding APC family permease; this translates as MSDTVVAPPGAPQDAGLRTGVMSGPELAAQAIANIAPSAVIAFTAAAIFLGAGNGTIYAFALATIVILCVGYCVVVFARKHASAGSLYTYVSKGLGPFGAFLAGVTLLIGCFGIAAASLSGSVSYMGQFLSMLGLPAQGLGWDIGLAIVLGGLATLFTIRGIRLSARVSLVLELLSVGIILVLLIAALAWAGPSAWDPAQVLATGSSFQGIASGMVLGILGFVGFSSADALGREAKEPYKAIPRAIMWSALGVGVLYVFAAYTQIAVLGDDLATAASPLESMSALIGMPGWFAAVLTFGVSASFFAVVVAPLNVIGRIVYVMGKEGVVAERFGRTHEQHLTPHRVLILAGAAAITVDIVLLVAGAATGDILVWVNTWGTYGYMVAYALVAIACVVYTQRAKMRNGLVKVCATVAVVTMAYVFFANVWPVPSFPYNVIPYVFLVTVALALTRYAYLARRRPDVIARIGNTETSAMEGVG
- a CDS encoding ATP-binding cassette domain-containing protein; translated protein: MPRTPESSNAIECSDLVIDRIGHGTPNRAVDGVTFSLAPGGLICVAGPTGSGKSTLVAALAGSTDPSVRVVGGRAQVCGIDIRRPGRKHRILTYRTGFVPQGAGADLPPQLTVNEVIAEPILIREKRVNTRALSIRVATLLDELHLPLGTAAKFPYELSAGMRQRVAIARSFVLEPRVLIADEILANLDLEVRPVVFDAITRRRKEEGMAALLVTNDADFIRELNAETLMLRGGHVVARGVGKDLLWVPNAESDSRR